Below is a window of Gilliamella sp. ESL0405 DNA.
TATACAGGATGGTGTGTATTGCAATTTCCCTGATATGAATAGTTATTATGAAGATGAACATTTTGAGGGGGTTCAGTTTGCAATTGGTTATCCGCCAACAGAAGAAGATACGGTAACTGTTAGTGAAAAAACTTGTTATCATTATGTTAGATTAGCCTGTGAAAAGTATCTACATCTTCACCCAGAGGATACAGATAAGGTTAATGAGTTATTAGCTAAAATACCAGTGTAGATATGGTGATGATATCTATTCTAAATATATTTCTCGTGTTGTTCTGGATACTGAACATTCAAATATTATCCCCAGTATTTAGCTGGGGTCATATTTTATTCTTGGCTTTAGTATCAGTTATAAGCAGAACAATTATAATGATTAAGGATAATAACCTATTGATACAAAATAGGATATTTGGCTATATAAAAAATTTATGGCGAGGCTCTGTGACATTTTTAGATTTAGCGATGATGGACATAATGCAGGTAGTAAGGTAGTTATTGCGAGCAGCAACACAAAATATCAAAATACTAACAATCATATTACTGGTTATAGTGTTAATCAATTCCAATTCATCAACCATCAAAAGTAAGCAGAATATCTCCGCATAGCTTGGCTTAACCTTTTTCCAGTAAATAGGATGCTGGTAAAGGGACGACGGGGAATAATTCCTTTTACCTTTTGGTAAAATTATTAGAATTGGCGGAAAAATTATTAAAATAGAGACGAAAGCTGGGCAAGCATTAGTGAAAGAAGCTGAAAAGGCTTATAATTCCGGTGATATCGCCACAGGCAATCAACTTATGCATCAAGCTGCCAGCCATGGAACGACAGTTGAAACTACGGTTATAAGAAATAGTG
It encodes the following:
- the cdiI gene encoding ribonuclease toxin immunity protein CdiI yields the protein MKDSINIETDGFSQLNKHLFERPLSISKPSSIIKNYFDLMYNDGCFLNAIENIIQKESFIQDGVYCNFPDMNSYYEDEHFEGVQFAIGYPPTEEDTVTVSEKTCYHYVRLACEKYLHLHPEDTDKVNELLAKIPV